The segment caaacagtGTACGCTAAATGCTATGGAGTTTTGATATAGCTTTTTCTCATACCAAATTAGTATCACATTATATTCGTATTAACGGAAATAAACGATTTTTAAATCTTCTGTcgacatacaaatttttaattttgcatgtgACTGATTTTTACATTACCTTTGAcctcttactaaaattatataagctAGTTAAAAAAAGTGTCTTTGTACTCGGATAGTTTTTTAAGACCTCCGTATAcgcaaatagtaaaataaattaagtttaaattgcattttattgtAGTGGATAAAATGTCCTTTCCCCAAACTAATCTCTACACACAGCATAAACTtactatttaagaaaataaatttcattttataattgataaaattatattattttactgagaACAATAGAACAGGCCCAGAAATAGTTTTACCAGTAAGAAATGGTACTTACATGAGAGAAACATACCAATGATCTTTAAGGCATACTTACTGTCTTTATGATTTAACAATGACAAGCAGATCTTGATAATTTCTATAGGTGCAGCACGATGTTGACGGTGAACTAATAAATATCAATGTCGCGTAAGGCTGATAGGAAATGGAACCTTTCGGCTTTCTACAAACGAGCgcatttatttcaaagtaataaaattatatttttattttactttacgtATTTCAATGTTTGAAAAACAATTGGTTGAAGAGATAGTATTGCAGAAGGAGGTACAAGATGTTGTAACCAACAAAAAATGTTGGCAATAAACGGAATTCCAATAATGGGAAAAGTTAGGGCTATAACAACCAACATTTTGGAGACGTTAAAGCTGTCGGAGATGgctaatcatatatatttactgccATTGTTCGATGAAGCAATCCCAGTAAAGTGTTCAAATTGTGTTATCATTGAATTGTGTTATCATCCCTTTATAAAAAGCAATCATGTCTAATTTATTGTGGTAAGCTATTAGACATTGTCTAATCTATTATGTCTAACATCCCATTTTTCTGAGAATTTATTTATACGTGCCCTAAATGTTGCACTGTTTCCTTCAAAGTTTTCTTACAACAGAAAAGATGCTATCAAAAAAGGTTTCCTCTTTaggattaaaattttgatttttggatACTGTTTAGGTGGTGTGTTTAGTGCAGGTATTTAACTAAAAGATTCCCATGGGGATTTAAATCGTGTTCTTTTTGGTCTTAGGTTGTAGTCTTAAACAAACTAGGTTTTTGTTAGTTATAGTGGTTCTAAAATAGATCTGGCTGTACACCTTTGTGTGTTCTAAATGTACTATCAATACTGTATGAACGAATTcctaaaattttatgtttttatacgtCAAAATGCTGATTTTGGGGTATCCAATAGAAAACCGTATTTAGCATTGGTTATTAGTAACCATGTTACACCCCTACCCTTTATAAAAACGCAAATGTTAagtatacagtatatttttacatttattatcttAAGCAGTAATATATAGCTATATCCATATATCATATCATATCAGTATATCCATGGGATTATACTTACAAACTTCCTCATATATGCTGATGAcataaagatttttgataaggtTCATTCAGGTAAAGCCCTGCAATGCTCACTAAATAACATCGTTAACTGGTGCAGTTCTAATGGTATGGAGCTGAATGCTGGCAAATGCGTTGTACTATCTTTTAAACGTGGTTCTAACATCATCTTAATAGACTATTTGCTGGATAATGCTCCACTGAAAAGAGTTGTTAAATTCAAGGACTTGGGTGTGTTTCATTCATCTTCTCTCAGTCCCTACGATCACATACAGCATATAGTTTCTAGAGCCAACTCGTTGCTTGGATTCATCTTCAGATCAACTAAACACTTCGTCTCGCCATACTCTATGGTAATCTTGTACAAAGCCCTAGTCCGCCCTATTCTTGAGTATGGGTCTATTATCTGGTCGCCTTATCAACTCAACCATGTACACAGTCTAAATAACGTACAGAAACGCTTTGTCAGGATGCTTGGCTGCCGGCTTGGCTGGACCTATTTTAGCACTCCCATTGCTGAGATTGAAAACCAATTTGCTCTCCGTCCACTAGATTCGAGGCGTCAAATCACTGACTTGGTTACGTTATACAAGCTAGTAAATGGATTGATTGACTGCCCGGTTCTACTCAGCAGTGTTGATCTCTCTGTCTCAAGAGGAACCCGTTCCAGAACGATATTTCAAAGACGCCATCGTTCGACTTATTACTCCTACCACAGCGGCCTCTCTAGACTCCTGAGAACTGGAAGTGATATTGCTACTCATGTAGACTTTTTCAATGAATCTGTTGTGTCTTTTAAATGTAAGGTAGCTTCcattatttgatatgtaatttaGCTATCCAGCTAGCCTATAGGTACTAATgtcagtcttgttatttattttcctagtttaattcaatattgttttgttatcatTCGTTAAGTaatgtatctatttgtttcatattttgttatttttgtgtagtatttattaatcctagTCATATTCTTGTTACTgttgtacttatatataaaactaaaacactaagttactctgtactattctatttgtataaatggtgtgtaccgttgaaataaataaataaataaatagcaaattagaTTTCTTAACGATCACCATGACGGCATCGAAAACAGGCACCATCTTTTAAGTATTAAGAACTAATGGTTAAGTAAACAATGAAATAGAGTGACTTACTCTAAATGATGTGATATCAGATGAACTATTGCAAAAACTTTTTTCCTTTCTTTAGGtcctcaatttatttacaaaatgttgtcATGGATTGTAACTAACCATGTAAATTTGATACTAACTACCACATGTATTCAATGAAGTTCAGCATTGTTGATCCACTGAATATGGGTACTAATGATGATCAGACTGCTGATTGGTTGCTGATGGCAGTTAAGCAGCACGCTAGTAGTTGACACAGACATTACCCAATCAACTGCCTTAACTGTGTTTGTTGTTTATACCAATATGATGTACATGGTAGTAGTTGGTGTTAACATCATGAACATCATAGAAGATGTAACTAAAAAttctagtattttaatatttcaatggtaattttttatcgattttataatgtttatcaTCTACTGggttatttgtataaataagttttcataatattcttgtaattcaaattataaactaaaacagaAAATGTATAGTTGGTAAGAGTAGCggtcgcctcctgtcgagatccatgaagaagaatttaTTGAACAATTTCTGTGCAAATAGCCCTATTGCGATATGTAAGCTAAATCCGAAAACACATTTCAAACTCAATCTGGTACCAGCAGCTTTGAGTAGTGATTcttctattttattgaaaattacccTTCATTTCTCTGGACTGCTGGTAAAAATATTAAGGTACGAGCCAACCCAGGAcatatctatttaaaatgttaataactgttaaaataacttgttatttattttcctgtTATTTTTATtcggaaaataaaaatatccactgatttatttaaaatagcacACTACcacaaaaagaaagttattatAACAAGTTTTACAAGTTATTATAATATTCCGGGCACCACGATAGGCTTTCCGACGTCCCGGGTTGCAGTCCTGTTCAGAGATAAAGTATAATTCAGTAACTGATTTGCGTCATATAAACTTGTGACAACTGTTTATATGTAAgatgtaatatgagaaaaatgtgTACTTGGAGAAATCAATTATTACGTATGTCAGTTTTGTATCTTAAGTGTGTCATCAAAAATAACCCTACATGTCTTTTGTAAGTAAATGAGTTCAAATTAGCTAAGACTTCCGATTGGAGGTACGGACGTTTCTCAACGCAAGCTATTaatgtatttctaaatttgtgaCTGAATTGCTCACTGCTTAAACAATTGGATATTATACGaaaaaatttaacagtttatttttaaaatgtttaaataaatatcagaTCTATGCAATCCCTTTGAGTGCCATGTGGCGTATGGGACGTGCAGAGTCATCATCGTTGCAAAATAACTAACAGATACTCATCAAGTTATTCAACATTGCTAAAAGTTGTTGATCTTAAGATGcgcctatttttattttaggctctaacaaatgttaaaattaaaaaaaaattaaatgtcaagTCATTTTGTGTCTCTAGTATAATTATGCAACATATTCCATTTTAAAGGTATGAGTATATATATActcagccatcggcactcccaaaacaTCCAAAGTCGTTCCTGGTTAAGTTCTTGTCCAATCCTAAATATTAAAGTGAAGTTCCTCATTTTTTGAAGTTAGTTGAAACAAATccaaaaactattacatttaatatttaaaataattaacaagtaTACAGTTAACAAGAATGACTAAAAAGTACTAATTTATCTTTACAATGAAACATGTTAAGGGCGTAAAAGTCTTTATCATTGCTCTTCAGGGGAACATTCACCATAACCGCTCttaatattctgaaaataaaacaccatttcttaataaaaattcaattcatgAAAGAAAGTGTTTTTatctagtataaaaaatatatcaaacacaaatatgtaaaatatttttgtaagaaaaacgATACAAAATTAAAGGTTCTAGAACTCtaattaaaaacgtttattttataagagaCTACAGAATTAGTTCACAGATGTATTGAAGGAAGAGATAAAGGTTTTAGATGTCTATTAGAACTCCAGAAAATTCATACTGCTCATCCAGGCGTCGAATCTCTGCCTCTTCGTCATCGGTTAAAGGTCCATGAGCCAACACGTGCCTATAGTCTACGTCGTTGTCACCTGTAGAAAAATAGAATATACTCATTATAGTTAACAATTAACACAAGGAATTGGCTCACTTACTGTTTAACTAACATAGCCTTTGATTTACTTCTACGATCTGCTGAGTATATAGGCCAATACTAAATAGTTTACCTTCGCAGATCACTTGAAATTTATGAACGAAACTTATATTAAGAGCTCCATACTTAACAGTATTAGGTattctaataataacatttacttgAACTGGATACATCCGAAAACGAGTTCCCTACATTGCCCATGTTAAATAAGGTTACTTTGATCTAtcttttctcagaaactactacACATATAGGCTAAGGTTCTATTATAGCAGCAAACCACATTTAcctatacattataatataacttctaatttttttataattttttttaaaaacctcagTGGTGTATctctattttaataaacaattagcaGTTTCAAAGTTCTAGCTAGAAAGCTCTCtgataaattgtatattatattagaaattgAAACCTTTGAAAAACGaggaattttaaaatgattacattATTTACGATTGTATTGAACTTTTTTGGAAAAAgcatataattcaaattttacctattataaattactttaaccGGAACATAAAGTACATTCATTGATTTTCATGAGCAAAATCAACTTTTAGGCATGCAAACCCATCTACTGAATTTCTAGGACGTATTTTACAGGTATAAAATCCACGTTTTCTAACGTTTTAGGGTTAGGTGTGTAACATTGTAAGCAATCAGTTTAATGAACAAAGtagaaacttttaaaaaccaaaactgtaaaatattaactgtaaagTAGGTCTTTTTACTAGGGTTGGAGGCTAGAATCCCTCTCTTGTATTTAACTTGGAGACCAGGCAATATTAAATAAACGTACGTGGCTTAGAATTCATTGAACGCTGCATTACCCCAACAAATAagagatattttttgtaaaataaccaCAAAAATATTACTGTGTCTTTTAAATATAACCAAAAGAATATTACTACGAATACATTATTGTCTGAAGAGGTAAAATCACATCATTGCTGGAAATAACACGAATAGGAGGCATATTAGTTGTTACAATGTGACAAACAATAATCAGTAAAATTTTTTCCATCTACTAAATTAAGTATTGGCCAGTATGAGAGAGTAAAAAGATAACTGTAAATTTAATACTGTATggataaaatcataaaatacacAGTTATAAATGATAGAATTTACTTTTTGCTTCATCTCTCAATTAACTATCTCTAAGATTAGTTCCAATTTGAAAATCCCTTGAGTACTTTCTAATTAATTAAAGCCAGGATCGTAATTATATCCCACGAAAAAAGAGACACTCGTGTTTTAATCAATCATTCTTTATTCCCTTTGCCAATATAGATACCATTGGATCGCCAATACTATGTAAAGTATCTCCAACATTTGAATTGTACACCATCAACAGGTATTGATAAAAATGACCTCATTGCTATGCTCATTTTGTAAACAAGTTTTATCACAATACCATGCATTGAAGAAAGAGAAGTCAGCTACCATAAGAACTTTTATAACCCTGCTTATATTGCAAGATTGTAAGCTTACCTCCTTCATCACTGCATATGTAGTAAAATGCGTATCTGCAGGGCACATACTTCAGGAACGAAATTTTATATACGATCCTCTTCTCTCCTGAAACAATCAAATACGTTTACTGGATTTCTTATCCTTATCATTTAGTTACTAATGCTAATATTTTTTGGGGTGACTTccagtaattattaaatagtttcatatgagctttatttttttattttattattgaattattttaaaacattcacctAGTTTTCGGGGCACTTGGCAAAAGCCCCGCCGTACTGTGAAGGAACACATTCAAAATACGTAACCTTACTTATTATGTGCTCACAGTACCTGTACAAAGTACTTGTAACAGTTTTAACCCCACAAGTAGCTGCACCAATCCTCGAATGTTACGCTGCTATAGTTTGTCGTTTTTGTAGAACAATATACCTCTCCAAAACAAGAAACGGAGAGGCAATTTTAGACAGTATGTTTTCTTGAATCCGATAGGaaaatttcctataaaaagaAATAGATCTTCAGCAGCATTAGTTTTGGGTAGAGATTGCACTGGGAGGATATTTAAAGTGCTAAAAATTTCGAATATACAtttgttcaaataatatttttggcaCAATAAAACCAATCGTCAGACTCACAAATCTATGGTAAATCAGCGTCAGCCAACCGACAGAGGGTTAAAGTGACCAATTTCAGTTTCTTCTAATTGTCTAATGATGATATAACTATTGTTTAAGTGTACAAAAGTCGATTTTAAGTGGATCAaggtaagaaaattataattagagAAAAGATTTTGATACCCTTCCATTTCAACCCCTATAAAAATTTGCGTAGCTGGCggtaaatgttttttaagaaaaGATTCCTCAATagatttaaagaaaacagttTACCTGAATGTATATTGCTAATTGGCTCTCATCTTCTAGAATATTTGTATTTCGTTATTTGAAAGTGACCACTTTCAGTTTTTTCAAGTTATCTGAtgatgatataactattatttacgtgtATAAGGATCAGTTTAGGTGGATCAAGCTAGGAAAGATATAATTAGGATAAACAGATAACCCATTTGATACCCTTCCATTTAAACcaatacaaaatttacttagttGGCGGTCAAtgactttttaagaaaaaattccTCAATAGATTTCAAGAAATCAGGTTACGTGATTATATAGCAATAATTCGTTAATCTGCAACTCGTTAATCGATTCACCTGGAATAAACAACGGACAACAGATTAACCTATGGACAACTATCATATGAACAATATATCATATTGTccatatgatatattttaattgttgttagTGCCAGTAAAAATGACCAATAATAGGTTACGTGGCAAGAAAAATAGATCCTTTCATGAAGGATTCTAATGATGAAAAGTTTTGATGAAGAATTTACTATCAAGAGTAATAAATCGGAGGAGGATTGCGATCGTGTCGCAGGAAAACAGCTTTAAATATCCGATCATTATAAATGAAATGATTGGCCAGCAATCGAAACTAGGCTGACAAAATTCGGTGTAACTGATGATACAATCACATACCTTTTGATGAAAGTTGATTCAGATTTGGTAATAACTAGATTTCTGAACTGCAATGAAAATTGTAGATAAATTGATGAAGAATGGTGTAAcctattttgaataaaattcgatgatttattatcaatttaaagcTGAATATCTATACACGTTAATAATaggtaaaacaatgaaattcCTTGTGCCTGTCtggtgataaaatatttacagggTGAATGGGATCCAACAATCCcatctcaaataataaaatacctctTTAATTGGCTGATTTCTGAATAGGTAAAGGACATCCTAACATGAAAGTCTAATAAAAAGAGGTTTATTTGCGTGTTTTATAGAGattcacaatatttaattatattttacctcTTGTAATTACAGTCACGTGTCCGTTAGATGAATCATAAACGTCTTCGTCAGCGAACACTTTGTATTCCTCGTCACCGTAGCTACAGATAAGAAAACACAAAGAATTATAACCATTTTCTtgtataattaatcaaaatataatctaattaCGTGTAGGTTGTTAATAACCAAACTGAATACTTGTGcgttataatttttgtaaaaaaaaaaagaaaaaagaatggTGAACCAATAACTTCAAATGTTCTTATAGTTTCCAAAATGGAGCCGAAAAGCAACTATTAAGTAATTGCTTAAGTTCCTGTATTTGCATACactgtaaattaatattcaatcaatttgtcagtttctatttagttacgGTTAGAATAACGATAGTTGAATTTGAGAGTTAAGTATTCACTACATGTATTCTACATCTCTAGCGAGTTAATTATAAAGAAGAAGTTttaactacaatataaaattatgtactatGAAAATTACTTGTAAACTCGTACTTCACACAGAAAattagtattaacaaaatgttcGGCCAACGTTTCAGGTATGATCAGCTTTTATGTTTAATGGTACTTTATACTGAATAACATCTCTACTTCT is part of the Homalodisca vitripennis isolate AUS2020 chromosome 8, UT_GWSS_2.1, whole genome shotgun sequence genome and harbors:
- the LOC124367827 gene encoding uncharacterized protein LOC124367827; the encoded protein is MQRVIILLLGASFASAVVDNVGPCNVTIITDKTFNIQRFSEENNGVWLFVKVPFTNISKNYESMYLVTEPTECYGQYHTIIYYKNYGDEEYKVFADEDVYDSSNGHVTVITRGEKRIVYKISFLKYVPCRYAFYYICSDEGGDNDVDYRHVLAHGPLTDDEEAEIRRLDEQYEFSGVLIDI